A segment of the Streptococcus chenjunshii genome:
CATTGGTCTGTCCATCTTCGGCATCAGTATATATAAAGAAATCATGGCCTAATAAATCCATTTGCAATAATGCTTCCTCAATATCCATCGGTTTAAGGCTGACATTTTTTGTACGAACAACTTTAGCTGTAGCGGTTTCTTCGGCCGGTTCTGCCTCAAATTCACTTGTGAAGACGTGGCCGGCGGGTACTTTTTCACGATGTTTTTTAGCAATTTTTGTTTTATTTTTACGGATTTGACGCTCTATTTTATCAACAACTAAATCAATTGAGCCATACATATCTTGTGATACATCTTCTGCTCTAAGCGTAATTGAACCAATTGGAATAGTAACTTCTACTTTTGACATTTTTCCTCGATAAACTTTAAGATTCACACGCGCGTCTAGTTCTTGGTCAACATGGAAATATTTTTCAATTTTTCCAAGTTTTGATTCCACATAGCTACGGATAGCATCTGTTACTTCGATGTTTTCACCACGAATACTATATTTAATCATAAGATACCTCTTTCTCGCGCTTAAGCGCTTTCTTTAATCTAATTATACCGCTTTCATGAAAATTTGCAAGTTTTTATCGGGCTAGAGAAAAGGTTTTTACATTTTTAATTCCATTTTCATAAAAGAGGGCTTTAATACTTTGTAAAGTTGCGCCAGTTGTATAGATATCATCTACAAGTAAAACTTTATCTGGATATTGGTCATATTTTTTGAGTTTGAAGCCTAAATTTACCTGAAGCCTTTCTTGTTTTGATTTGCTGGACTGCTGCTCTGATCCTTCTCGGATCAGAAGATCTATATAGGAAATATCGGCAGCTTCCAAAAGAGCTTTAACCTGATTAAACTTCCTCTTTTCATATCTCTCTTTGCTTAAAGGAACTGGTATGATACTGTAAGCTCGGTAAGGACGCAGATGTGCTTTTATAGCCGCGGCGAAAACCTTCCTTAAAACATAATCTCCTTGAAATTTATAACGGTTAAAATAGTCCTTCATAGCTTGGTTATAAGTAAAAAGAGCTTCGTGACATACGGTAATCCCCTTTTCTTCCCAATACAGACAGTCTTTGCACTTCTGCGAACAATGATTTTTGAAACAAGAAGGACAGTGTTCAGAACTGATGATTTCAAAAGACCGGCGGCAGCGGCTGCAGATTATCTGACTATTATTCTTTAATAGCACTATTGACAAAAAAGTCAGTTTATTCTCTATTGGATTTTGGCATAGTAAACAAAACACTAGAAGCCTCCTTTTTGATTCATTTCCTTAATTTCTGAAATAGCTTTTTTTATTGATTTTGTTAAGCCATTATGAAAGAAAATTAATTCTCCGGTCGGTCTGTCCGACGATCGGCCGACACGGCCGGCCATCTGAATTAAGCTGCTTTTAGTGTATAAATGATGATGAGCCAGTAAGATAAAAACATCAAGATTAGGAAATGTTACCCCACGTTCTAAAATAGTTGTTGACACCAATATCTGAAGATTGCCTTTGCGAAACTGCTCTATTAATTCCAGCCGATTTTCTGACTGACTGGAGACGCAGGCAATCGAGTCAGCGGTGAAATAGCGCTGTAAAATGACAGCCAGCCTCTCACCTTTCTCTATATTTGGAAAAAATAAAAGGAGAGGGAAGCCGGTTTTTCTTTGTTTTTCTATCATCGTGAGCAATTTTCTGGGAAGCCGGCCTCTGTCCATCTCTGTTAAAAGATTTCCCAGCCACTGTGTTTTAGGGATAACTAACGGTTTTCCATGAAAGCGCCGAGCAAGATGCAGCTTTTTTAGCTGTCCTTTTTTCACTTGTCTGTCTAACCTCTCAGTGGAGGTGGCTGTTAAAAAAATCTTAATGCCATCTTTTTTCAGACTTTTTTCTGTTCCATGATAAAGCATATTATTATCTGTAAATGGGAAAGCATCCACTTCATCTATAATCAGCAAATCAAAAGCCCGATAAAATTTTAACAATTGGTGCGTTGTCGCAATAAGCAAAGGGGCACGTTTATAAGGATCGGAGTTTCCATGCAGGAGAGTAATAGGACAGGAAAAAGCAGAAGTCAGGCGTTTATAAAGTTCTATGCAAACATCTACTCTGGGACTGGCTATACAGACAGCTTTTCCCTGATCAATAACACTGGCGACCATTTTATAAATCATCTCCGTTTTCCCAGCTCCCGTAACTGCATGAACCAGCAAATGGTCTCCTTTTTCAAGATTTGACACCAAAGCATCTGATACTCTTTTTTGATAGGTGGTCAGCTTTCCTGTCCAAATTAACGAACGAACAGCAGGAAATTTTTGCTGCCGAAAAAAATATAAGGAAGCTTTGGTAGAAATCCTGCCGAATACCAAACAATTTCTACAGTAATACTCTCCGTTTGGCAGAGCATTCTCCCGAGAAATCAAGGACGAGCAGCGGACACAAAACCAAGAATTGCCTTTTTTTATTGCTGCAGGACAGGTTTGAGCTTGTTTTCTTATTTCAGCTGGCAGCTGTATCTCAGTAAATAAACGGCCGAAGTAATCATCTAAACAATCCATATATCTCATTATTCGTAAAACTTTGATAAATAGCAGAAAATTTTGTAAAATTTTCTTATGACTTATAAAACAATCAGAACGAATGGGTGTTTTGAAGAAGAAATTAAAAAATCTCGTTTTATCTGTTTCCTTAAACGTGTCAGTAATGAAACAGAAGCTAAAGATTATATTGCACAAATCAAAAAAGAGCATTACAAGGCGAATCATTCCTGCTCGGCTATGATTATCGGTGATAACTCTGATACTAAACGCTCCAGCGATGACGGTGAGCCAAGCGGAACAGCGGGTATTCCAATGCTGTCGGTTTTAGAAAAGCAAGGATTAACAAATCTTGTTGCTGTTGTTACGCGCTATTTTGGCGGTGTTAAACTAGGCACTGGCGGATTGATTCGAGCTTATTCCGGTACAGTATCCAAAGCATTGACGGCTGTCGGATTAGTGGAAGTTAAGGAGCTGCTGGGTCTTGAAATCCAACTGACTTATTCTCAGTATCAGACTTGGAACAATTTTTTGCAGCTGGAAAAGCTACAGGAAGCTGAAACAGAATTTCTTGATAATGTCAAAACACATGTTTATATTGAGCCCAAAAAACTCGATGATTTTTTGCAGCATTTAACTGACTTTTATCATAAGCGGCTATCTTACAAAGAGATCGGCAGCAAGCTTGTAGAACTGCCTTTCTAGCAAAATAAGCGGCTCTGATGTCGTCAGGTGATACGTTTTTCCTATCGA
Coding sequences within it:
- a CDS encoding ComF family protein gives rise to the protein MFCLLCQNPIENKLTFLSIVLLKNNSQIICSRCRRSFEIISSEHCPSCFKNHCSQKCKDCLYWEEKGITVCHEALFTYNQAMKDYFNRYKFQGDYVLRKVFAAAIKAHLRPYRAYSIIPVPLSKERYEKRKFNQVKALLEAADISYIDLLIREGSEQQSSKSKQERLQVNLGFKLKKYDQYPDKVLLVDDIYTTGATLQSIKALFYENGIKNVKTFSLAR
- a CDS encoding YigZ family protein, which gives rise to MTYKTIRTNGCFEEEIKKSRFICFLKRVSNETEAKDYIAQIKKEHYKANHSCSAMIIGDNSDTKRSSDDGEPSGTAGIPMLSVLEKQGLTNLVAVVTRYFGGVKLGTGGLIRAYSGTVSKALTAVGLVEVKELLGLEIQLTYSQYQTWNNFLQLEKLQEAETEFLDNVKTHVYIEPKKLDDFLQHLTDFYHKRLSYKEIGSKLVELPF
- a CDS encoding DEAD/DEAH box helicase — its product is MDCLDDYFGRLFTEIQLPAEIRKQAQTCPAAIKKGNSWFCVRCSSLISRENALPNGEYYCRNCLVFGRISTKASLYFFRQQKFPAVRSLIWTGKLTTYQKRVSDALVSNLEKGDHLLVHAVTGAGKTEMIYKMVASVIDQGKAVCIASPRVDVCIELYKRLTSAFSCPITLLHGNSDPYKRAPLLIATTHQLLKFYRAFDLLIIDEVDAFPFTDNNMLYHGTEKSLKKDGIKIFLTATSTERLDRQVKKGQLKKLHLARRFHGKPLVIPKTQWLGNLLTEMDRGRLPRKLLTMIEKQRKTGFPLLLFFPNIEKGERLAVILQRYFTADSIACVSSQSENRLELIEQFRKGNLQILVSTTILERGVTFPNLDVFILLAHHHLYTKSSLIQMAGRVGRSSDRPTGELIFFHNGLTKSIKKAISEIKEMNQKGGF
- the hpf gene encoding ribosome hibernation-promoting factor, HPF/YfiA family — its product is MIKYSIRGENIEVTDAIRSYVESKLGKIEKYFHVDQELDARVNLKVYRGKMSKVEVTIPIGSITLRAEDVSQDMYGSIDLVVDKIERQIRKNKTKIAKKHREKVPAGHVFTSEFEAEPAEETATAKVVRTKNVSLKPMDIEEALLQMDLLGHDFFIYTDAEDGQTNVLYRREDGGLGLIEAK